In one window of Leptospira sp. GIMC2001 DNA:
- the metW gene encoding methionine biosynthesis protein MetW, with translation MLGNIYKNRPDFRFIENLIEPGERILDLGCGNGELMEILRKKGVRCQGIERDENCVISCVEKGLYVHHGDIDRGLTHHLDKSFDYVILNQTIQQTLNPGKIIRETLRIGKKVIIAFPNFGHWKIRYTILRDGQTPVTPLMPYHWYDTPNLHFLSNLDFKSFCEYENIRITGTAFFRKDKQIKIIPNLICDLSLYIIQD, from the coding sequence TTGCTGGGTAATATTTATAAAAACAGACCAGATTTTCGGTTTATCGAAAACCTTATTGAGCCCGGAGAAAGGATTCTCGATTTAGGTTGTGGAAATGGCGAACTTATGGAGATTCTTCGTAAGAAAGGAGTTAGGTGCCAAGGAATCGAACGCGATGAGAATTGTGTAATTTCTTGCGTAGAAAAAGGATTGTATGTTCACCATGGAGACATTGATCGAGGCCTCACTCATCACTTGGATAAAAGTTTTGACTATGTAATATTGAATCAGACAATTCAACAAACTCTTAATCCGGGCAAAATCATTCGGGAAACATTGAGAATTGGAAAAAAAGTCATAATTGCTTTCCCAAATTTTGGTCATTGGAAAATTCGCTATACTATTCTTCGTGATGGACAAACTCCAGTGACTCCGCTCATGCCCTACCACTGGTACGATACACCCAATCTCCATTTTCTATCAAATCTAGATTTTAAATCTTTCTGCGAATATGAAAATATTCGAATAACAGGAACTGCATTCTTTAGAAAGGATAAACAAATTAAAATTATTCCAAATCTAATCTGTGACCTATCTTTATATATCATTCAAGATTAA
- a CDS encoding flagellin N-terminal helical domain-containing protein — protein sequence MIINHNISAIFAHRTLKYNDAMLSKDIEKLSSGMRINRAGDDASGLAVSEKMRTQVSGLRRAEMNTEDGMSMIQTTEGYLQETHEIVQRIRVLSVQAANGIYTEEDRQQIQVEVSQLIDEIDRIASQAEFNKMKLLTGAFGRLNPTASMWFHMGANMHQRERVYIQTMNTAALGLRNPTVLTFISLSTAGKANSVIGLCDDALRVISKQRADLGAYYNRLEHAAKGLLNAYENIQAAESRIRDTDMAEQMTSFTRYQILTQAANSMLAQANVKNQMVMRLLQ from the coding sequence ATGATTATTAACCACAATATAAGCGCTATCTTCGCTCACCGCACATTGAAATACAATGATGCAATGTTAAGCAAAGATATTGAGAAACTCTCGTCAGGAATGAGAATCAACCGAGCAGGGGATGATGCCTCTGGTTTGGCTGTATCAGAAAAGATGAGAACTCAGGTTTCAGGTCTACGTAGAGCTGAGATGAACACAGAAGACGGTATGTCAATGATTCAGACTACTGAAGGTTACCTTCAAGAGACTCATGAAATTGTCCAAAGGATTCGTGTTCTTTCTGTACAAGCTGCCAACGGTATTTATACCGAGGAAGATAGACAACAGATCCAAGTTGAAGTTTCTCAGTTGATTGATGAGATCGATCGAATTGCTTCACAAGCAGAATTCAACAAAATGAAACTCCTAACTGGAGCTTTCGGAAGGTTGAATCCTACTGCAAGTATGTGGTTCCATATGGGCGCGAACATGCACCAAAGAGAAAGAGTTTATATTCAAACTATGAACACTGCTGCTTTGGGTCTTCGTAACCCAACTGTTTTGACTTTTATCTCGCTATCAACTGCAGGTAAAGCTAACTCAGTGATCGGACTTTGTGATGATGCACTTCGTGTGATCTCTAAACAAAGAGCAGATCTTGGAGCTTATTACAATCGTTTGGAGCATGCTGCAAAAGGACTTCTCAATGCGTATGAGAACATCCAAGCGGCAGAGTCTAGAATTAGAGATACTGATATGGCAGAGCAAATGACTAGCTTTACCAGATATCAAATCTTGACACAGGCTGCAAACTCCATGTTAGCTCAAGCTAACGTGAAGAACCAAATGGTCATGAGACTACTGCAATAA
- a CDS encoding PAS domain-containing sensor histidine kinase, with the protein MTRQSNSGRENLFNTQYRRRNLYEKILNRSFQIANEPGLSIRSQIPRILRLLDRGCFAENVYYFELLPILFKESVSSNKHFNPQLSSRKDTITQSIEFNFKDLDSMVLLSKLKNGQPGLSYDNLGNKFHEINLPIIVKNKLQSIVTIALTTEPEWEKYEIKLFTQFARLISSIFEKYASRNELNLLQEAIEQSQESILITDGKLDRPGPHIVYVNTSFLRMTGYSRDEIIGQTPRIFQGHKTDPIFLRNLKESLLKEKTFQGESTNYRKDGTSYQVEWNISPVKNQFGEITHYISTQRDITEKVIREKEINKRLRYEIGLAAISQILLYANPSDDTLEQAVEQLYIFSDVGGIFLFRNIEENSQERMFEPSICFRRNKKSKISSHFQLPTEWIESLKTDAILSSEIGEHPSKSELLKLWNTQTFILIRIYSSQSKDHYICLFEDNPERVWTPDDILLMKTASYWIGAFLERTQILKEVEQHRDHLQSLVVERTRDLIEAKEKAESANLAKSNFLANMSHELRTPLNSILGFSQLITPNPNSEDERKYLEYIHSSGTHLLKLINEILDLSKIEAGKMDLLFENIQLVSIINLCTDIMQSQAVLKGITIKNQILEPSIKVIGDEKRIKQILLNLLSNAVKFSDSNNTISIEGHEKKKSGKNFYGIAISDVGQIIEKKNQQKIFEKFIQINDPMQADNQGTGLGLAITKKLVEAMGGWMEISSDASNTTFYFFLPLA; encoded by the coding sequence TTGACTAGGCAATCTAATTCTGGACGAGAAAATTTATTCAATACTCAATACAGAAGGCGCAATTTATATGAGAAAATTCTCAATCGTTCTTTTCAAATAGCCAATGAACCTGGGCTCTCCATTCGATCTCAGATTCCAAGAATACTTAGGCTTTTAGACCGTGGATGCTTTGCTGAGAACGTTTATTACTTTGAACTATTACCAATTCTATTTAAAGAATCGGTATCTTCAAATAAGCATTTCAATCCACAGCTTTCTTCACGTAAAGATACAATAACCCAATCCATTGAATTTAATTTTAAAGATTTAGACTCTATGGTATTGCTCTCCAAGTTGAAGAATGGTCAACCCGGTCTATCTTATGATAATCTTGGTAATAAATTCCATGAAATTAATTTACCAATTATAGTTAAAAATAAATTACAAAGTATTGTTACTATAGCCTTAACGACTGAGCCTGAATGGGAAAAATACGAAATAAAATTATTTACCCAATTTGCCCGATTGATATCCAGCATCTTCGAAAAATATGCAAGTCGAAATGAATTAAATCTTTTGCAAGAAGCGATTGAGCAAAGCCAGGAAAGCATACTCATAACTGATGGAAAATTGGATAGACCAGGACCACATATTGTCTACGTGAATACTTCCTTTCTAAGAATGACTGGTTATAGCCGAGATGAGATTATTGGTCAAACTCCCAGAATTTTTCAAGGTCACAAAACTGATCCAATTTTCTTACGCAATCTCAAGGAGAGCCTTTTAAAAGAAAAAACCTTTCAAGGAGAATCGACAAACTACAGAAAGGACGGAACTTCATATCAAGTTGAATGGAATATCTCGCCCGTAAAAAATCAGTTTGGCGAGATCACTCATTATATTTCTACTCAGAGAGATATTACAGAAAAAGTCATTCGGGAAAAAGAAATCAACAAACGGCTGCGATATGAAATTGGACTGGCAGCAATTTCTCAGATTCTTCTCTATGCCAATCCATCGGACGATACGCTAGAACAAGCCGTCGAACAACTGTATATTTTTTCTGATGTCGGTGGAATTTTTTTATTTCGTAATATTGAAGAAAATTCCCAAGAGAGAATGTTTGAACCTAGTATTTGTTTTCGAAGAAACAAAAAAAGTAAAATTTCGAGTCATTTTCAGTTACCTACTGAATGGATTGAATCTCTAAAAACAGATGCCATTCTTTCGAGTGAAATCGGTGAACATCCATCTAAGTCAGAACTTTTGAAATTATGGAATACTCAGACTTTTATTTTGATAAGAATTTATTCGAGCCAATCCAAAGATCATTATATTTGTCTGTTTGAAGACAATCCTGAGCGAGTCTGGACACCTGATGACATTCTTCTAATGAAGACTGCTTCTTATTGGATCGGAGCTTTTTTAGAGAGAACGCAAATTTTGAAAGAAGTGGAACAGCATAGAGATCATTTGCAGTCATTGGTAGTCGAGAGGACTCGTGATCTAATCGAAGCTAAAGAAAAGGCAGAGTCTGCCAATTTAGCAAAATCAAATTTTCTTGCGAATATGAGTCATGAATTGCGAACCCCCTTGAATTCCATACTGGGTTTCTCACAACTCATTACTCCGAATCCGAATTCAGAGGATGAACGAAAATACTTAGAATATATTCATTCTTCGGGGACTCATCTTCTCAAATTGATCAATGAAATCCTGGATCTATCCAAAATTGAAGCTGGAAAGATGGATTTGCTTTTTGAAAATATCCAATTGGTTTCGATCATTAATTTATGTACCGACATAATGCAATCCCAAGCAGTATTGAAAGGAATTACAATCAAAAACCAGATTCTTGAACCTAGTATTAAGGTGATAGGAGATGAGAAACGAATCAAACAAATATTGCTAAATTTGTTATCAAATGCTGTAAAATTTTCAGATTCTAACAATACGATTAGTATTGAAGGACATGAGAAGAAAAAATCAGGAAAAAATTTTTATGGGATTGCAATTTCAGATGTTGGACAGATAATCGAGAAAAAAAATCAGCAAAAAATTTTTGAGAAATTCATTCAAATTAATGACCCAATGCAAGCCGATAATCAAGGAACAGGACTTGGTTTAGCAATAACGAAAAAATTGGTTGAGGCAATGGGCGGCTGGATGGAAATCAGCTCGGATGCTTCGAATACAACATTTTATTTCTTTTTACCATTAGCCTAA
- a CDS encoding chemotaxis protein CheA: MDLDEIVIAFVQESEELLIQMEDLLLVLETDHTNIDAINGVFRSIHTIKGTAGMFGFHAIVDFTHVVENLLDDLRSGKSKINEQIIELLLKTKDYLLEIIKLQADGNPLSNIKKNEGDVILKGLMPFLATGNAENKIKQISESNGNSEEISTVLQTDTYHISLRPKPEIFQNALDPIPFLKYLKQLGEIVYLKTIVSSLPEWKIWNPENCYLGFEIRFRSDANLEEIRKAFEFLEYDSLILILPPKSSMANLRDHISKLPEDEIFISNLLFECGTINREELIFLLETYQSDITGIQPQIGITKIESTPTKNTNNSANQGSSLRVDSERVDYLINKVGELVVAEANLNILLSNKEDSSLTESLHSVGRLVSELREISLKLRMVPIGDSFNKYHRIVRDLGSTTGKKVKLNVSGGETELDKSVVERISDPLVHIVRNAIDHGLETSEERQKAGKNPTGNLHLNAFHDTGSIVIEIWDDGRGINESKVLAKAIEKGIVAEDKILNESEIHRLLFHPGFSTADTITNISGRGVGLDVVLKNIEALRGSVDVESKPNLGTKFTIRLPLTLAIIDGFLVGMGQDLYVIPLDMVRECVEFADENRTIDQSGNFFNLRGKVLPFVRLDEFFHKEKILGQRENIVITEFQGIRIGLVVDKLYGEIQTVIKPLAKVFEGIRGIGGSTTLGDGSIALILDIPNLHNSLKEAQEMELA, encoded by the coding sequence ATGGATTTAGATGAGATTGTAATCGCTTTCGTACAAGAATCAGAAGAACTCCTGATCCAAATGGAAGATCTTTTATTAGTTCTTGAAACGGATCATACAAATATTGATGCAATTAATGGAGTTTTTCGCTCGATTCATACCATCAAAGGAACTGCTGGAATGTTTGGATTCCATGCGATTGTTGATTTCACACATGTCGTCGAGAATTTGTTAGATGATCTCAGATCTGGAAAATCAAAAATCAATGAACAGATCATTGAACTTCTACTTAAGACTAAAGATTACCTTTTAGAAATTATAAAATTGCAAGCTGATGGAAATCCTCTCAGCAATATTAAAAAAAATGAAGGTGATGTTATTTTGAAAGGCCTAATGCCTTTTCTTGCAACTGGGAATGCTGAAAACAAAATAAAACAAATATCAGAAAGCAATGGAAATTCTGAAGAAATTTCTACAGTTTTACAAACAGATACCTACCATATATCCTTACGTCCTAAGCCTGAGATTTTCCAAAATGCACTAGATCCAATTCCTTTTTTGAAATACCTCAAACAACTCGGAGAAATTGTATATTTAAAAACGATAGTGAGCAGTCTTCCTGAATGGAAAATTTGGAATCCGGAAAATTGCTATCTTGGTTTTGAAATCCGATTTAGATCAGATGCCAATCTAGAGGAGATCAGAAAAGCATTTGAATTTCTTGAATATGATTCACTCATTTTAATCTTGCCACCAAAATCTTCAATGGCAAATCTAAGAGATCATATCAGTAAATTGCCTGAAGATGAAATTTTTATTTCTAATTTACTATTTGAATGTGGAACGATCAATCGTGAAGAATTGATATTTTTACTAGAAACCTATCAATCTGATATTACTGGAATTCAGCCACAGATTGGTATTACGAAAATTGAATCAACACCTACCAAAAATACAAATAACTCTGCAAATCAAGGTAGTTCGCTTCGCGTTGATTCAGAGCGCGTGGACTACCTTATAAACAAAGTTGGTGAACTAGTAGTTGCTGAAGCAAATTTGAATATTCTACTATCCAACAAAGAAGATTCGTCTCTAACAGAATCATTGCATTCTGTGGGTAGGCTTGTATCTGAGCTTAGAGAAATTTCTTTAAAATTGCGAATGGTTCCAATTGGAGATAGTTTTAACAAATACCATAGAATTGTAAGAGATCTTGGATCGACGACTGGTAAGAAAGTGAAATTGAATGTGAGCGGTGGCGAAACAGAATTGGATAAATCTGTTGTGGAGAGAATCTCTGATCCATTGGTTCATATTGTTCGCAATGCGATAGATCATGGTTTAGAGACTTCTGAAGAAAGGCAAAAAGCAGGCAAGAATCCAACAGGAAATCTTCATCTCAATGCATTTCATGATACCGGTTCGATTGTGATTGAAATCTGGGACGATGGACGAGGAATCAACGAATCCAAAGTTTTGGCTAAGGCAATTGAAAAGGGAATTGTAGCTGAAGATAAAATATTAAATGAAAGCGAAATTCATAGATTGCTTTTTCATCCTGGCTTCTCTACTGCCGATACGATCACCAATATTTCCGGACGTGGAGTTGGATTGGATGTTGTATTAAAGAATATTGAAGCACTGCGGGGTTCCGTGGATGTGGAAAGTAAACCAAATCTTGGAACAAAATTTACAATCCGCCTCCCACTCACACTTGCAATTATCGACGGATTTCTTGTAGGAATGGGTCAGGATTTATATGTGATTCCTTTAGATATGGTTCGTGAATGTGTCGAATTCGCAGACGAGAATAGAACAATCGATCAATCGGGCAATTTTTTCAATCTACGTGGCAAAGTGTTACCTTTTGTACGCTTAGATGAATTTTTCCACAAAGAAAAGATCCTCGGACAGAGGGAAAATATTGTAATTACAGAATTTCAAGGTATTCGAATTGGATTGGTTGTAGATAAGCTGTATGGTGAAATACAAACAGTAATTAAACCTCTTGCAAAAGTATTTGAGGGAATTCGAGGAATTGGCGGCTCTACAACATTAGGTGATGGAAGCATTGCTTTGATTTTGGATATTCCCAATCTTCACAATTCCCTAAAAGAAGCTCAGGAAATGGAATTAGCGTAA
- a CDS encoding chemotaxis protein CheW: MSKTKEDNQYLIFLLDKETFGLPILKIKEIIEHTEITRVPMMPKFIPGVINLRGNVVPVVDVNYRFFGKVTNINRKTCIIIFESNVEETKIEVGVLVDIVNEVVDIPEIEPAPSFGSTLRVEFVEGIGKLDEKFVIILNIDRVLDITELNEWTDDKTIIENNSEALQ; the protein is encoded by the coding sequence GTGAGTAAGACTAAGGAAGACAATCAATATCTTATTTTCTTACTAGATAAGGAAACCTTTGGTCTTCCCATACTTAAGATCAAAGAGATAATTGAGCATACAGAGATCACAAGAGTTCCTATGATGCCTAAATTCATTCCAGGTGTGATCAATCTTCGAGGCAATGTAGTGCCCGTGGTGGATGTCAATTATAGATTTTTTGGTAAAGTAACCAATATTAATCGGAAAACCTGTATTATTATTTTTGAATCCAATGTGGAAGAAACTAAAATAGAAGTTGGCGTTTTGGTGGATATTGTTAATGAAGTTGTTGATATTCCAGAAATTGAACCCGCTCCGAGTTTTGGATCTACTCTTCGAGTAGAATTTGTGGAAGGAATTGGAAAACTAGATGAGAAATTTGTTATAATTCTAAACATTGATCGTGTTTTAGATATTACAGAATTGAATGAATGGACGGATGATAAAACAATCATAGAAAATAATTCTGAGGCTCTTCAATGA
- a CDS encoding STAS domain-containing protein: MNISQDQNHYLVTLDSEFTIHNVAEAKRSFDEMKFSTGKKLVWDLKNLSRIDTAGIQFLISCKNWSASNGLEMGIINHTESIIGAFDLLGLAAYFGDSIKMSKEMKENYKFSYGRKKGFY, from the coding sequence ATGAATATTAGTCAAGATCAGAATCATTATTTGGTAACTTTGGATTCTGAGTTTACAATTCATAATGTAGCTGAAGCTAAAAGAAGTTTTGACGAAATGAAATTCTCTACAGGAAAAAAACTAGTATGGGATTTAAAAAATCTTTCTCGCATTGACACAGCTGGGATCCAATTCCTAATATCTTGTAAAAATTGGTCAGCAAGCAATGGATTGGAGATGGGAATCATCAATCATACTGAATCCATCATTGGAGCTTTTGATCTATTGGGTCTTGCAGCATATTTCGGTGACTCAATTAAGATGAGCAAGGAAATGAAGGAAAACTACAAATTTTCGTACGGTAGAAAGAAAGGATTCTATTGA
- a CDS encoding chemotaxis protein CheD, translating to MEIDSPLLVRDIFLNPGDYYFGTREYRFRTLLGSCVALILWHPTRLIGGMAHIILPTRKILSNSTIISVSNSQTKSQSAILSQESEALGKYADESFEQFKKSAKSFRTEISEYHAKIFGGADMFAFAKKTDKIYVSDEEKEILSNYEDKFSIGKKNIVFIRNLLEENKIPIVGQDLGGNQHRKVFLTIWDGEVWMENKKIEI from the coding sequence ATGGAAATAGACTCACCATTACTCGTTCGTGATATTTTTTTAAATCCGGGTGATTATTATTTTGGGACAAGAGAGTATAGATTTAGAACTTTGCTTGGTTCTTGCGTAGCCTTAATCTTGTGGCATCCAACTCGTTTAATTGGTGGAATGGCTCATATTATTTTGCCAACAAGAAAAATCTTATCTAATTCAACAATTATTTCAGTTTCTAATTCACAGACCAAATCCCAATCAGCAATTTTATCCCAAGAATCAGAAGCTCTAGGCAAATACGCAGATGAATCTTTCGAACAATTCAAAAAATCGGCAAAATCTTTTCGAACAGAAATCTCTGAATACCATGCAAAAATCTTTGGCGGAGCCGACATGTTTGCTTTTGCCAAGAAAACTGATAAAATCTATGTTTCTGATGAAGAAAAAGAGATCTTGTCCAACTACGAAGATAAATTTAGTATTGGTAAGAAGAATATAGTTTTCATTAGAAATCTACTAGAAGAAAATAAGATTCCCATTGTAGGTCAAGATCTTGGTGGCAATCAGCATAGGAAGGTATTTCTAACAATCTGGGATGGAGAAGTTTGGATGGAAAACAAGAAAATCGAAATCTAA
- a CDS encoding response regulator: protein MSKKILIIDDSAVFRKIVTVHLKTAAFEIIEAVDGLDALEKLKTTKVDLIVSDMNMPNMDGIEFVKSIKTDPIHKFTPIIMLTTESQDDKKKLGLEAGARAWLTKPFSPEDLLSTISKLLG, encoded by the coding sequence GTGTCTAAGAAAATTTTGATTATTGATGATTCTGCAGTTTTTCGTAAAATTGTAACCGTTCATCTAAAAACCGCAGCTTTTGAAATCATTGAAGCAGTTGATGGATTGGATGCTTTGGAGAAATTGAAAACGACCAAAGTGGATTTGATTGTATCCGATATGAATATGCCGAATATGGATGGGATTGAATTTGTAAAAAGTATAAAAACAGATCCTATACATAAATTCACTCCAATCATTATGCTTACGACAGAATCACAAGACGATAAAAAGAAACTTGGTTTAGAAGCTGGCGCTCGTGCTTGGCTAACTAAACCCTTCTCGCCCGAAGATTTACTTTCTACAATTTCTAAATTACTAGGATAA
- the ispH gene encoding 4-hydroxy-3-methylbut-2-enyl diphosphate reductase — protein sequence MLKKVYLANPRGFCAGVKYAISYVDKVHEESQQPVYVRKEIVHNRRVVEDMKKRGIQFIEDLSEAPEGSTVIFSAHGVSPAVVEEAKKRNMKVGDATCPLVTRVHRKAKNLKDTHQFIYIGHHGHDEAIGTMGEAPMFLVESPEEVQDLKDKIDPSKPLTYLMQTTLSVSDTKKIVDKIAEVFPFVEHPAKDDICYATTERQEAVTQMIDAVDAMIVIGANNSSNSLRLLQLAQKTKPLSFRISSAEELDIHKMILENNIETIGITAGASSPQILVDEICNKLSAEFTGLDISLFPESREDTMNFKLPKILIQE from the coding sequence TTGCTTAAGAAAGTCTATCTCGCAAATCCTAGAGGTTTTTGTGCTGGAGTAAAATACGCTATATCATATGTAGATAAAGTTCATGAAGAATCTCAACAACCCGTTTATGTTAGAAAAGAAATCGTTCACAATAGACGAGTTGTTGAAGACATGAAAAAAAGAGGAATTCAATTTATTGAGGATTTAAGTGAAGCACCAGAAGGATCAACTGTCATATTCAGTGCTCATGGAGTTTCACCAGCTGTTGTTGAAGAAGCAAAAAAAAGAAATATGAAAGTGGGAGATGCTACATGCCCATTAGTAACTCGAGTTCATAGAAAGGCAAAAAATCTCAAGGATACCCATCAATTCATCTATATAGGCCATCATGGTCATGACGAAGCAATTGGAACAATGGGAGAAGCGCCTATGTTTCTTGTGGAATCACCCGAAGAAGTACAAGACCTAAAAGATAAAATCGATCCGTCCAAACCTTTGACCTACTTAATGCAGACAACTCTGAGTGTATCCGATACCAAAAAAATTGTAGATAAAATTGCAGAAGTTTTCCCTTTTGTTGAACATCCAGCAAAGGATGATATATGTTATGCGACTACCGAAAGACAAGAAGCTGTAACTCAAATGATAGACGCTGTAGATGCAATGATTGTGATTGGAGCAAATAATAGTTCTAATTCGCTCAGACTGCTTCAATTAGCACAGAAAACCAAACCTCTATCTTTTCGAATCAGCTCAGCCGAAGAGCTAGATATTCATAAAATGATACTCGAGAATAATATTGAAACAATTGGTATTACAGCAGGCGCATCTTCTCCGCAGATTCTTGTCGATGAAATCTGCAACAAATTGAGCGCTGAATTTACAGGTCTTGATATTTCTCTCTTCCCCGAATCTAGAGAAGATACAATGAACTTTAAATTACCGAAAATTTTGATTCAGGAATAA
- a CDS encoding hybrid sensor histidine kinase/response regulator codes for MNNQNKQRRPQEPILIVEDRVENQALLLGLIRQMKVEADIAGNGQIALEMLAKKKYSLFIVDLMMPVMDGNTFIDKLKEIDNEAIVLVQTALDSTETIIEIMKKGVFDYIIKPIFPEVFQKTLNKALEFRYLKDVEKNLNQMESNKLRSQLEWLNYKENLRKKGTDSIEKNSIYNLKTSLSQGSGFGAMTTLVDMIKSTSQSLEDGRVSVDPEILSILYENNEITQNMLNGINKVSELLDYDLKLKSISGAEFVDKLKSFCEIINPYLDSKKVNFNFSKLNSPCKINIDIDIMGMVFEELGLNAFKYCKENSHIDFYSHVNRGYLIISVKNEVKNDSYGGIPEDMEKYVLQPFFRIHPPVEAVNKIERFGIGLGLTMVEHILNKHNGLFFIHNAKDHTSDTVELCVLAECFIPIL; via the coding sequence ATGAACAACCAGAATAAACAAAGACGTCCTCAAGAACCCATTCTAATCGTTGAAGATAGAGTTGAAAACCAAGCCCTACTGCTCGGTCTGATTCGACAGATGAAGGTAGAAGCAGACATTGCAGGTAATGGACAGATTGCACTAGAGATGTTAGCTAAGAAGAAATACTCTCTATTTATTGTGGATCTAATGATGCCCGTGATGGATGGCAACACATTCATCGACAAACTAAAAGAAATTGATAATGAAGCAATAGTTTTGGTTCAAACAGCTCTCGATAGCACAGAGACCATTATAGAGATCATGAAGAAAGGAGTGTTTGATTATATTATCAAACCCATTTTTCCGGAAGTTTTCCAAAAAACACTGAATAAAGCTCTAGAATTCCGTTACCTTAAAGATGTAGAAAAAAATTTGAATCAGATGGAGAGCAATAAACTCCGCAGTCAATTAGAATGGCTCAATTACAAAGAGAATCTTCGCAAAAAGGGTACTGACTCCATTGAGAAAAATTCAATCTACAATCTAAAGACTTCCCTTTCTCAAGGCTCAGGCTTTGGAGCGATGACTACTTTGGTGGATATGATCAAGTCAACTTCTCAATCCTTAGAGGATGGACGAGTATCGGTAGACCCAGAAATTCTTTCTATACTCTATGAGAATAATGAAATCACCCAGAATATGTTGAATGGAATCAATAAGGTTTCTGAACTACTAGATTATGATCTTAAGTTGAAATCAATATCTGGAGCAGAATTTGTTGACAAGCTCAAATCTTTTTGTGAAATCATCAATCCTTATCTAGATTCAAAGAAGGTTAACTTTAATTTCTCTAAACTCAATTCTCCTTGCAAAATTAATATAGATATAGATATAATGGGCATGGTTTTTGAGGAATTGGGATTAAATGCTTTTAAATATTGCAAAGAGAATTCTCATATTGATTTCTACTCTCATGTTAATCGCGGCTACTTGATTATTTCTGTTAAGAATGAAGTGAAAAATGATAGTTATGGCGGAATTCCAGAAGATATGGAAAAGTATGTCCTCCAACCTTTCTTTCGTATCCATCCACCGGTGGAAGCCGTGAACAAAATCGAGAGATTTGGAATTGGTTTAGGGCTTACAATGGTTGAACATATTTTAAATAAACACAATGGATTATTTTTTATCCATAATGCGAAAGATCATACGTCAGATACAGTTGAGCTCTGCGTTCTAGCAGAATGTTTTATTCCGATACTATGA